From Paenarthrobacter ureafaciens, one genomic window encodes:
- the gltB gene encoding glutamate synthase large subunit, translating to MTHLHNPGWSEKIEPQGAMSPFKRFAALPEAQGLYNPDAEKDACGLAIIATLRGEPGYDIVEAALTALRNLEHRGAVGADEGTGDGAGLLMQIPDEFFRAVAEFELPAPGQYVVGTAFLPAESREAATAKAGIEALAADEGLKVLGWREVPVVADLVGAMARACMPYFSQPFLASATGEQLERNELDSRAWRIRKRAQNKFGVYFPSLSSRTIVYKGMLTTAQLEPFYPDLSDKRFKTKLAIVHSRFSTNTFPSWPLAQPFRTIAHNGEINTVKGNRNWMRARQSQLASPLLGDTPEELYPICTPGASDSASFDEVAELLWLSGRPITHSIMMMIPEAWENHATMDPARRAFYEYHSLLMEPWDGPAAVSFTDGNLVGATLDRNGLRPGRYWITEDGLVVFASEVGVIEVEPSNVVKKGRVAPGKMFLVDTEAGRIIDDSEVKAEVAAANPWAEWLKDNLIDINELPEREHVLHTAASVNIRQRTFGYTTEELKILLGPMARTGAEPLGAMGSDTPVAVLSKRPRLLFDYFVQSFAQVTNPPLDAIREELVTSLKCAIGPNGNLLDGKQVRQPQISLPFPVINNDQLAKIANIENPDGDRIAMKVRGLYRPEGGEAALRARLTEICEQVSGAINRGVQYIVLSDRDSNAQWAPIPSLLLVSAVHHHLLRSANRTKTALVVEAGDVRETHHVAVLIGYGASAVNPYLAMESVEQLIANGDVVGVTPEDGVYNLIKGLGKGVLKIMSKMGISTVASYTGAQTFEALGLSQELVDEFFSGTHSQLGGVGLDVIAAEVSARHQMAYPDGGIEQPHRPLLGGGEYQWRRDGEPHLFNPETVFRLQHATRERRYDIFKSYTKGVDDQSENLMTLRGLLKFKAGVRPSVPLEEVEPVSSIVKRFSTGAMSYGSISKEAHETLAIAMNRLGAKSNTGEGGEDVERLLDPERRSAIKQIASGRFGVTSLYLTNADDIQIKMAQGAKPGEGGQLMAQKVYPWVARTRHSTPGVGLISPPPHHDIYSIEDLAQLIYDAKRANPSARVHVKLVSEVGIGTVASGVTKAKADVVLVSGHDGGTGASPLNSLKHAGVPWELGLAETQQTLMLNGLRDRVVVQVDGQLKTGRDVVIAALLGGEEFGFATAPLVVEGCIMMRVCHLDTCPVGVATQNPELRARFNGKPEFVVNFFEFLAEEVREILAELGFRSLEEAIGHSEVLDTRDAIDHWKADGLDLDPILHGLEFDDDVPLRNMVGQNHELDKHFDQRLITMAQEALSDRMPVKITLDVINTDRSVGTMLGHVVTKTFGTDLLATDTIDVTLNGTAGQSLGAFLPAGITLRMFGDSNDYVGKGLSGGRIIVRPDRTNVFQAERNVIAGNVIGYGATSGEMFLRGQVGERFLVRNSGATAVVEGIGDHGCEYMTGGQTLIIGRTGRNFGAGMSGGTAYVLDLQPERVNKDALDSGELQLLELDAEDRDIVHGLLTKHLEETESVLAGRLLENFDDTAARITKVLPRDYAAVLQTRLNAIEEGLDPDGEEVWSRILEVTGG from the coding sequence ATGACCCATCTTCATAACCCCGGATGGTCCGAAAAAATCGAACCCCAGGGTGCCATGTCTCCGTTCAAGCGCTTCGCTGCGCTGCCGGAGGCGCAGGGTCTCTACAACCCTGATGCGGAGAAGGACGCCTGCGGCCTGGCCATTATTGCCACGCTCCGCGGGGAACCGGGATACGACATCGTGGAAGCGGCCCTGACCGCCCTCCGCAATCTCGAACACCGCGGCGCTGTCGGCGCCGACGAGGGAACCGGTGACGGCGCGGGCCTGCTCATGCAGATCCCCGACGAGTTCTTCCGCGCAGTGGCTGAATTCGAACTCCCGGCGCCCGGCCAGTACGTCGTCGGTACCGCATTCCTTCCTGCCGAGTCACGTGAAGCTGCGACGGCGAAAGCCGGCATCGAAGCATTGGCCGCCGATGAGGGCCTCAAGGTCCTCGGCTGGCGCGAAGTGCCTGTGGTCGCCGACCTGGTCGGTGCCATGGCACGGGCATGCATGCCGTACTTCTCCCAGCCCTTCCTGGCCTCTGCTACCGGCGAGCAGCTGGAGCGCAATGAGCTGGACTCCCGTGCCTGGCGGATCCGCAAGCGCGCGCAGAACAAGTTCGGCGTCTACTTCCCGTCGCTCTCCTCGCGGACCATCGTCTACAAGGGCATGCTGACCACGGCGCAGCTCGAGCCGTTCTACCCCGATCTTTCGGACAAGCGCTTCAAGACGAAGCTTGCGATCGTCCACTCGCGCTTCTCCACCAATACGTTCCCGTCATGGCCCTTGGCGCAGCCGTTCCGCACCATTGCCCACAACGGAGAGATCAACACGGTCAAGGGCAACCGCAACTGGATGCGTGCCCGCCAGTCGCAGCTGGCCAGCCCGCTGTTGGGCGACACCCCTGAAGAGCTGTACCCGATCTGCACCCCCGGCGCCTCGGACTCGGCATCCTTCGACGAGGTGGCCGAACTGCTCTGGCTCTCCGGCCGCCCCATTACGCACTCGATCATGATGATGATCCCGGAGGCGTGGGAGAACCACGCCACCATGGATCCGGCACGCCGTGCGTTCTACGAATACCACTCCCTGCTGATGGAACCCTGGGACGGTCCTGCCGCAGTGTCCTTCACCGACGGCAACCTCGTCGGCGCCACCCTGGACCGCAACGGCCTGCGTCCTGGCCGCTACTGGATCACCGAAGACGGCCTTGTTGTCTTCGCATCCGAGGTGGGCGTTATTGAAGTCGAGCCCTCCAACGTTGTGAAGAAGGGCCGCGTTGCGCCCGGCAAGATGTTCCTTGTGGACACCGAAGCCGGCCGCATCATCGATGACTCCGAGGTCAAGGCAGAGGTAGCAGCTGCGAACCCGTGGGCCGAGTGGCTCAAGGACAACCTGATCGACATCAACGAGCTCCCCGAGCGCGAACACGTCCTGCACACCGCAGCGTCGGTCAACATCCGCCAGCGCACCTTCGGCTACACCACCGAAGAGCTCAAGATCCTGCTCGGGCCCATGGCCCGCACCGGCGCCGAACCCCTCGGCGCCATGGGATCCGATACCCCGGTTGCTGTGCTGTCCAAGCGCCCCCGCCTGCTGTTCGACTACTTTGTGCAGTCGTTCGCCCAGGTGACCAACCCGCCGCTGGATGCCATCCGCGAGGAACTCGTGACCTCGCTGAAGTGTGCCATCGGCCCGAACGGCAACCTCCTGGACGGCAAGCAGGTCCGCCAGCCGCAGATCTCCCTGCCGTTCCCGGTGATCAACAACGATCAGCTGGCCAAGATCGCGAACATCGAAAACCCCGACGGCGACCGCATCGCCATGAAGGTACGCGGCCTCTACCGCCCCGAAGGTGGAGAAGCTGCGCTGCGTGCCCGGCTGACCGAGATCTGCGAACAGGTTTCCGGTGCCATCAACCGCGGCGTCCAGTACATCGTGCTCTCCGACCGCGACTCGAACGCCCAGTGGGCCCCCATTCCGTCGCTCCTGCTGGTCAGCGCCGTGCACCACCACCTGCTCCGCAGCGCGAACCGCACCAAGACGGCGCTCGTGGTGGAAGCCGGCGACGTCCGCGAGACCCACCACGTGGCAGTGCTGATCGGTTACGGCGCCTCCGCCGTGAACCCGTACCTTGCCATGGAGTCGGTGGAACAGCTGATTGCCAACGGCGACGTTGTTGGAGTGACGCCCGAAGATGGCGTCTACAACCTCATCAAGGGCCTCGGCAAGGGTGTCCTGAAGATCATGTCCAAGATGGGCATTTCCACGGTGGCTTCCTACACCGGCGCCCAGACCTTCGAGGCACTGGGCCTGTCCCAGGAACTCGTGGACGAATTCTTCTCCGGCACCCACTCCCAACTGGGAGGCGTCGGCTTGGATGTCATCGCCGCGGAAGTTTCCGCACGGCACCAGATGGCCTACCCCGACGGCGGCATCGAACAGCCGCACCGTCCGCTCCTGGGTGGCGGCGAGTACCAGTGGCGCCGCGACGGCGAACCGCACCTCTTCAACCCGGAGACGGTGTTCCGCCTGCAGCACGCCACCCGCGAACGCCGGTACGACATCTTCAAGTCCTACACCAAGGGCGTTGACGACCAGTCCGAGAACCTGATGACCTTGCGTGGCCTGCTGAAATTCAAGGCCGGCGTCCGTCCTTCGGTTCCGCTCGAGGAAGTGGAGCCCGTCTCCAGCATCGTCAAGCGTTTCTCCACGGGTGCCATGAGCTACGGCTCCATCTCCAAGGAAGCGCACGAGACACTGGCGATCGCCATGAACCGCCTGGGCGCCAAGTCCAACACGGGCGAAGGCGGCGAGGACGTCGAACGCCTGCTTGACCCGGAGCGCCGCTCTGCCATCAAGCAGATTGCGTCCGGCCGCTTTGGCGTGACCAGCCTCTACCTGACCAACGCCGACGACATCCAGATCAAGATGGCGCAGGGTGCGAAGCCCGGTGAAGGCGGCCAGCTGATGGCACAAAAGGTCTACCCGTGGGTGGCCCGGACCCGCCACTCCACGCCCGGCGTCGGACTTATCTCCCCGCCCCCGCACCACGACATCTACTCGATCGAAGACCTCGCGCAGCTCATCTACGATGCCAAGCGCGCCAACCCTTCGGCCCGGGTGCATGTGAAGCTTGTTTCGGAAGTCGGGATCGGCACTGTGGCGTCCGGCGTCACCAAGGCGAAGGCCGACGTCGTGCTGGTTTCAGGGCACGACGGCGGTACCGGCGCCTCGCCGCTGAACTCGCTCAAGCATGCGGGTGTGCCGTGGGAACTCGGCCTGGCCGAGACCCAGCAGACCCTGATGCTCAACGGCCTCCGCGACCGTGTTGTGGTCCAGGTTGACGGACAGCTTAAGACCGGCCGCGACGTCGTGATCGCTGCACTGCTGGGCGGTGAGGAGTTCGGCTTTGCCACCGCTCCGCTGGTGGTTGAAGGCTGCATCATGATGCGCGTCTGCCACCTGGACACCTGTCCCGTGGGCGTTGCCACGCAGAACCCCGAACTCCGTGCGCGCTTCAACGGCAAGCCCGAGTTCGTGGTCAACTTCTTCGAGTTCCTCGCAGAAGAAGTCCGCGAAATCCTGGCTGAGCTCGGCTTCCGCAGCCTCGAAGAGGCGATCGGCCACTCCGAGGTCCTGGATACCCGCGACGCGATCGACCACTGGAAGGCAGACGGACTGGATCTCGATCCGATCCTGCACGGCCTCGAGTTCGACGACGACGTGCCGCTGCGCAACATGGTGGGCCAGAACCACGAGCTGGACAAGCACTTCGACCAGCGGCTGATCACCATGGCACAGGAAGCCCTGAGCGACCGCATGCCCGTGAAAATCACCCTGGACGTCATCAACACGGACCGTTCCGTGGGCACGATGCTGGGCCACGTGGTGACCAAGACGTTCGGTACGGACCTCTTGGCAACCGACACGATCGACGTCACCCTCAACGGCACCGCCGGGCAGTCGCTTGGCGCGTTCCTTCCGGCCGGTATCACCCTGCGCATGTTCGGCGATTCCAATGACTACGTTGGCAAGGGCCTGTCCGGTGGACGCATCATCGTCCGCCCCGACCGCACCAACGTGTTCCAGGCGGAGCGGAACGTCATTGCCGGCAACGTCATCGGATACGGTGCGACCAGCGGCGAGATGTTCCTCCGCGGTCAGGTGGGCGAACGCTTCCTGGTCCGCAACTCCGGTGCGACAGCCGTCGTCGAAGGTATTGGCGACCATGGTTGCGAGTACATGACCGGTGGCCAGACGCTGATCATCGGACGCACCGGGCGTAACTTCGGTGCCGGAATGTCCGGAGGCACCGCCTACGTGCTGGACCTGCAGCCCGAGCGTGTCAACAAGGACGCCCTGGACTCCGGCGAGCTCCAACTCCTGGAGCTCGATGCCGAAGACCGCGACATCGTGCACGGCCTCCTCACCAAGCACCTTGAGGAGACCGAATCCGTCCTGGCCGGCCGTCTGCTCGAAAACTTCGACGACACCGCCGCCCGCATCACCAAGGTACTGCCGCGCGATTACGCTGCAGTCCTGCAAACCCGACTCAACGCCATCGAAGAAGGCCTCGACCCCGACGGCGAAGAAGTATGGTCTCGAATCCTGGAGGTAACCGGTGGCTGA
- a CDS encoding glutamate synthase subunit beta encodes MADPRGFLKVRQRETQPRRPVPVRIMDWKEVYEAQEKGVLKSQAGRCMDCGIPFCHQGCPLGNLIPEWNDLMWRDKGEEAIERLHATNNFPEFTGRLCPAPCEASCVLGINQPAVTIKQVEVSIIDEAFDNDWVHPLPPTRLTGKTVAVVGSGPAGLAAAQQLTRVGHTVAVYERDDKIGGLLRYGIPDFKMEKEQVDRRLEQMKAEGTRFRTGVAVGTDVTWEQLRRRYDAVVVATGATVPRDLPIPGRDLDGVHFAMDYLVPANRVVAGENPANHIDARGKHVVILGGGDTGADCIGTAHRQQAASVTTLAIGKQPPSERAAHQPWPTFPTLFEVASAHEEGGERTYLASTVEFVGENGKLTGVKVAETEFVDGKRLPKAGTERVIPADLVFLSLGFTGPEPAGITEQVSAEFDGRGNVARDGYYMTNTEGVFVAGDAGRGQSLIVWAIAEGRACAAAVDKFLMGSTILPAPVAPTDRAIAVL; translated from the coding sequence GTGGCTGATCCACGCGGATTTCTGAAAGTCCGGCAGCGCGAAACGCAGCCACGCCGTCCCGTTCCCGTCCGCATCATGGACTGGAAGGAAGTGTACGAAGCCCAGGAAAAGGGCGTCCTGAAGAGCCAGGCCGGCCGTTGCATGGACTGCGGCATTCCCTTCTGCCACCAAGGCTGCCCGCTGGGGAACCTCATCCCCGAGTGGAACGACCTCATGTGGCGGGACAAGGGTGAAGAAGCGATCGAGCGACTCCACGCCACGAACAACTTCCCCGAGTTCACGGGCCGCCTGTGCCCGGCGCCGTGCGAAGCTTCGTGCGTGCTCGGCATCAACCAGCCGGCTGTCACCATCAAGCAGGTTGAGGTCTCCATCATTGATGAGGCTTTCGACAACGACTGGGTACACCCGCTTCCGCCCACCCGCCTCACCGGCAAGACGGTCGCCGTCGTTGGTTCCGGCCCGGCGGGCCTGGCAGCTGCCCAGCAGCTGACCCGCGTTGGCCACACCGTTGCCGTCTACGAGCGTGACGACAAGATCGGCGGCCTCCTCCGCTACGGCATCCCCGACTTCAAAATGGAGAAGGAACAAGTTGACCGCCGCCTGGAGCAGATGAAGGCCGAAGGCACCCGTTTCCGTACCGGAGTGGCCGTTGGTACCGACGTCACCTGGGAGCAGCTCCGCCGTCGTTATGACGCCGTGGTTGTTGCTACCGGTGCCACCGTTCCCCGCGACCTGCCCATCCCGGGCCGCGACCTTGACGGCGTCCACTTCGCCATGGATTACCTCGTCCCGGCCAACCGTGTGGTGGCGGGGGAGAACCCCGCGAACCACATCGATGCCCGCGGCAAGCACGTGGTGATCCTTGGTGGCGGCGACACCGGCGCCGACTGCATCGGTACCGCGCACCGCCAGCAGGCAGCATCCGTGACGACGCTCGCAATCGGCAAGCAGCCGCCGTCGGAGCGTGCCGCACACCAACCGTGGCCGACGTTCCCCACGCTTTTCGAGGTGGCCAGCGCCCACGAAGAAGGCGGCGAACGCACGTACCTGGCGTCCACCGTTGAGTTCGTTGGCGAAAACGGCAAGCTCACGGGCGTGAAGGTTGCCGAGACAGAATTCGTTGACGGCAAGCGTCTCCCCAAGGCCGGAACCGAGCGGGTCATCCCCGCGGACCTCGTGTTCCTCAGCCTTGGTTTCACCGGCCCTGAACCGGCCGGTATCACCGAACAAGTAAGTGCAGAGTTTGACGGTCGTGGCAACGTTGCCCGCGATGGCTACTACATGACGAACACCGAGGGCGTGTTTGTTGCCGGCGATGCCGGGCGTGGCCAGTCTCTGATTGTGTGGGCCATCGCGGAAGGCCGTGCTTGCGCGGCCGCCGTGGATAAGTTCCTCATGGGAAGCACCATCCTGCCGGCGCCGGTCGCCCCCACAGACCGGGCAATCGCGGTCTTATAG